From a region of the Manduca sexta isolate Smith_Timp_Sample1 chromosome 19, JHU_Msex_v1.0, whole genome shotgun sequence genome:
- the LOC115450034 gene encoding uncharacterized protein LOC115450034 yields the protein MGCARGLCTAEKIFVFINIAFAMYSGALLATAARLAWDPSTYTWFRFLCAAQYRVSAAYVLAAGVWLAALVYLAAAATSAARAAPRCLHLYACGVVCLAASEVGYGAWMGASLAAWWRSAPQAELARRGIDLLHDIKPALLAVERYRDVARPLYDMIEEVEREAPNNAFVIAVFGVLGAVLQVAAFVMARKLASRARGAREAGARAPAADKDATSACDDDSDAGDARHPPPGWTKKANLRMYTILDKIFYRSGMRVPRRARRRAEHGQEPRSHGRAPCGDVRGAAGAAERRRAAAAMSAGARDVAWDAVHAQFRATRARLPPHSAAAAAPTAPPAPTAALLILHIKLIYSPHHFYMPIHGDYELASMALQAIETSERAAGPAETISRLMAGCVRLLPILLTNVNVLLAMIGGGALVTAARFKWDPLTYVVVRLVFPAEYRVMAVMLTVGGSALVLLPLFAVATLGCSRPGVRRLLLFVYGAAMCALILAEATWCGWMVNRLMAWLASQKAQFIQEALGLREHIKALLNFLSRIHTLPKIIADQIEEAEADLPRNLYAVVAGAALLVLLQVSAVALALALALCGSRARRASRLSHSWATTNTALTGDMSEKAPLRTAYKNGRIVIL from the exons ATGTACAGCGGCGCGCTTCTGGCTACGGCGGCGCGGCTGGCGTGGGACCCTAGCACCTACACGTGGTTCCGGTTCCTGTGCGCAGCACAGTATCGCGTGTCAGCCGCGTACGTGCTGGCGGCAGGCGTGTGGCTCGCGGCGCTGGTGTACCTCGCCGCAGCCGCCACCTCGGCCGCGCGCGCCGCTCCGCGCTGTCTGCACCTC TACGCGTGCGGCGTGGTGTGCTTGGCGGCGAGCGAGGTGGGGTACGGCGCGTGGATGGGCGCGTCGCTGGCGGCGTGGTGGCGCAGCGCACCGCAGGCGGAGCTGGCGCGGCGCGGCATCGACCTGCTGCATGACATCAAGCCGGCGCTGCTCGCCGTCGAGCGGTACCGCGACGTGGCGCGCCCGCTGTACGACATGATCGAG GAGGTGGAGCGCGAGGCGCCCAACAACGCGTTCGTAATCGCCGTGTTCGGAGTGCTCGGCGCCGTGCTGCAG GTGGCGGCGTTCGTTATGGCGCGCAAGTTGGCGAGCAGGGCGCGCGGGGCGCGGGAGGCGGgggcgcgcgcgcccgccgcagACAAGGACGCCACGTCCGCTTGCGACGACGACAGCGACGCGGGCGACGCGCGCCATCCGCCGCCCGGTTGGACCAAGAAGGCCAACCTGCGCATGTACACCATCCTCGACAAGATTTTCTA CCGTAGCGG gATGAGAGTACCGCGGCGAGCTCGCCGCCGGGCCGAGCACGGACAGGAGCCACGCAGCCACGGGCGCGCGCCGTGCGGAGACGTGCGcggggcggcgggggcggcggagCGGCGGCGCGCCGCGGCCGCGATGTCGGCGGGGGCGCGCGACGTGGCGTGGGACGCGGTGCACGCGCAGTTccgcgccacgcgcgcgcgcctGCCGCCGCATTccgccgctgccgccgcccCCACCGCCCCTCCCGCCCCCACCGCCGCTTTGCTCATCCTGCAC ATAAAGTTGATTTACAGTCCACACCACTTTTATATGCCTATACACGGTGATTATGAATT AGCAAGCATGGCGCTGCAGGCGATAGAGACGAGCGAGCGTGCAGCGGGACCGGCCGAGACAATCAGCAGGCTCATGGCGGGCTGCGTGCGGCTGTTGCCGATCCTGCTCACCAACGTAAATGTGTTGCTCGCT ATGATCGGGGGCGGCGCACTGGTGACGGCGGCGCGCTTCAAATGGGACCCCCTCACGTACGTAGTGGTGCGCTTGGTGTTCCCTGCAGAGTACCGCGTGATGGCCGTCATGCTCACGGTGGGCGGCAGTGCGCTGGTGCTGCTGCCGCTGTTCGCCGTCGCCACGCTCGGCTGCAGCCGTCCGGGAGTGCGACGCTTGCTGCTTTTTGTG TACGGGGCCGCGATGTGCGCGCTGATACTGGCGGAGGCGACGTGGTGCGGCTGGATGGTGAACCGGCTAATGGCATGGCTGGCGTCCCAGAAGGCGCAATTCATCCAAGAGGCACTGGGCCTTCGAGAACACATCAAAGCGTTACTAAATTTTCTAAGTAGAATACATACGTTGCCGAAAATTATAGCGGATCAGATTGAG GAAGCGGAGGCGGACCTGCCGCGCAACCTGTACGCAGTtgtggcgggcgcggcgctgctGGTGCTTTTGCAGGTGTCGGCGGTGGCGCTCGCGCTGGCCCTGGCGCTGTGTGGCTCCCGGGCCCGCCGCGCGAGTCGCCTCTCGCACAG TTGGGCGACCACGAATACCGCGCTCACCGGCGACATGAGTGAGAAAGCGCCGCTCCGAACCGCGTACAAGAATGGCCGCATCGTGATCCTGTAG